A part of Aspergillus flavus chromosome 5, complete sequence genomic DNA contains:
- a CDS encoding histidine kinase-like ATPase, translating to MDPEMDVDAPEPRGTKRAAEEDEASKKPKRIRALDPDVVNKIAAGEIIVAPMHALKELIENAVDAGSTSLEILVKDGGLKLLQITDNGHGIDRDDLPILCERFTTSKLKQFEDLSSIGTYGFRGEALASISHIAHLTVTTKTAGSSCAWRAHYSNGKLVAPKPGQPAAPKATAGRGGTQITVEDLFYNVPTRRRAFRSASEEYAKILDVVGRYAVHCSGVAFSCRKHGDSGVSISTPVTANTIDRIRQIHGSAVANELVEFKSEDRKLGFRSSGYVTNANYHVKRTVILLFINHRSVESTAVKRAIEQTYSSFLPKGGHPFAYIDLEIEPHRVDVNVHPTKREVNFLNEDEIIECICQEIKSNLTQVDSSRTFLTQTLLPGVRTMEPAPRDPDSTDAEGRTPKTPATTKKPYEHNLVRTDSKVRKITSMLSPAVLSATEAETTSGILDEGLQYETTDREPLRIALTSVKNLRASVRNAMHNMLTETIASHTYVGLVDERRRITAIQSGVKLYLIDYGMFCNEFFYQIGLTDFGNFGVIKLDPAPKLIDLLQIAADAEREAPSSRKAKSSEKNEIFDNAPDLVARALIDRREMLNEYFSLQISAEGELLSLPLLLKGYLPCLGKLPRFLLRLGPYVDWTSEEDCFRTFLRELAAFYTPEQLPPPPPPAENDGNEVSPDVDMEEELIKNRRLQIARMLEHVVFPALRSRLVATNRLLRGVVEVADLKGLYRVFERC from the exons ATGGATCCTGAAATGGACGTGGATGCCCCAGAGCCTCGTGGCACCAAACGggcagctgaagaagatgaagcgTCGAAAAAACCTAAAAGAATCAGA GCTCTTGATCCCGATGTTGTGAACAAGATCGCCGCTGGGGAGATTATAGTAGCTCCTATGCACGCTTTGAAAGAACTAATCGAAAATGCAGTCGACGCTGGCTCGACATCCCTCGAAATTCTTGTCAAAGATGGTGGACTGAAACTGCTGCAGATCACAGACAATGGCCACGGCATAGAC CGGGATGATCTACCCATTCTATGTGAAAGGTTCACCACCTCGAAGTTAAAGCAGTTCGAAGACTTATCATCCATTGGCACGTACGGTTTCCGAGGTGAGGCATTGGCCAGTATTAGCCATATAGCTCATCTCACCGTAACTACCAAAACTGCTGGCTCAAGTTGTGCCTGGAGAGCACATTACAGTAATGGAAAGCTTGTTGCTCCCAAACCTGGGCAGCCTGCTGCCCCCAAAGCCACAGCCGGACGAGGTGGCACTCAGATAACT GTCGAGGACCTTTTTTACAATGTCCCAACAAGGCGGCGAGCATTCCGTTCAGCGAGTGAGGAGTATGCCAAGATACTTGATGTTGTTGGCCGTTACGCCGTACACTGCTCTGGCGTGGCCTTCTCCTGTCGCAAACACGGCGACTCTGGAGTGAGCATCTCAACGCCGGTGACTGCCAACACCATCGACAGAATTCGCCAGATTCACGGAAGCGCTGTAGCCAACGAACTTGTTGAATTCAAGTCCGAGGACCGAAAGCTAGGATTCCGCTCTTCTGGCTATGTTACAAATGCGAATTACCATGTCAAACGCACCGTTATCCTTCTATTCATCAACCACCGCTCTGTGGAGTCCACAGCAGTAAAGCGAGCAATTGAGCAGACCTACTCGAGTTTCTTACCCAAAGGCGGACACCCATTTGCCTATATCGACCTGGAAATCGAACCGCATCGCGTAGACGTGAATGTCCATCCAACAAAGCGCGAAGTCAACTTTCTAAACGAGGATGAGATCATCGAGTGTATATGCCAGGAGATTAAGTCAAATCTTACCCAGGTTGACTCAAGCCGAACGTTCCTGACGcaaactcttcttcctggcgTTAGAACAATGGAGCCGGCACCTCGCGACCCCGATTCGACAGACGCTGAAGGCCGTACTCCTAAAACGCCAGCAACAACGAAGAAGCCATACGAACATAATCTGGTCCGCACAGACTCCAAAGTACGCAAAATCACCTCCATGCTATCACCCGCAGTCCTCAGTGCTACAGAAGCGGAAACAACCTCTGGTATTCTAGACGAAGGCCTGCAATACGAAACCACCGATCGCGAACCACTTCGGATCGCCCTCACATCCGTGAAGAACCTGCGCGCAAGCGTCCGCAACGCAATGCACAACATGCTGACGGAAACCATCGCCTCCCACACCTACGTCGGCCTCGTCGATGAGCGACGACGCATAACAGCCATCCAATCAGGAGTGAAACTCTACCTCATCGACTATGGGATGTTCTGCAACGAGTTCTTCTACCAAATCGGACTCACAGACTTCGGCAACTTCGGCGTCATAAAACTAGACCCAGCACCTAAGCtcatcgatctcctccagaTTGCAGCCGACGCCGAACGAGAAGCCCCCAGCAGCCGAAAAGCAAAGTCAAGCGAGAAAAATGAAATCTTCGACAACGCACCAGACCTAGTCGCCAGAGCACTCATAGACAGACGCGAGATGCTCAATGAGTATTTCTCACTCCAAATCTCTGCAGAGGGCGAACTGCTCTCCCTCCCACTCTTACTTAAAGGCTATCTCCCGTGTCTGGGAAAACTGCCCCGGTTCCTCCTTCGACTTGGTCCGTATGTCGACTGGACAAGTGAGGAAGACTGCTTCCGCACGTTCCTGCGGGAGCTCGCGGCGTTCTATACTCCAGAGCAACTGCCgccccctccaccaccagcagaaAATGATGGGAACGAGGTATCCCCggatgttgatatggaagaaGAACTCATTAAGAATCGTCGATTACAAATAGCTCGGATGCTGGAACATGTGGTCTTCCCAGCGCTTCGATCTCGCCTAGTTGCGACGAATCGACTTCTTCGGGGTGTTGTTGAGGTAGCTGATTTGAAGGGTCTATATCGTGTTTTTGAACGGTGTTGA